The following proteins come from a genomic window of Metarhizium brunneum chromosome 2, complete sequence:
- the atB_0 gene encoding Efflux pump atB: protein MTTGEKVRGGEDDNGAPAMSESSLSHTLSRTSHTRPLDRIRSQNGYGVDDDSDPAPGDGGEAHKETASPGGSKDPYEVGWDGGDNDPLCPRSFSKGRKWLITSIVSHVSLCVTCASSIYTSTYTKMEPEFHNSRIVSVLGLSTFVLGIALGPMFLSPLSEFYGRRPIYLVSWTTYVIFLIPQAVAKNIATILVFRFFDGFTGSAFLAVSGGTVGDLFARHELQAPMALFSVSPFVGPSLGPLLGGFINYNADWRWTYYVLLIWSGLVWGAVVFFVPETYPILHPAVMFVSDKEYEALTISLTLTDPILLRNKAKKLRQGTGDDRWLAPMEKVHKSVVQAVGRSLRRPFELLIFEPMCLNLCLFSALLLGILYLFFGAFPLVFGTNYGFNLWQVGTSFLGIFVGMILGVLTDPVWHRVRTRLVQKLETETGIPGASEPEFRLPPAIMGAFLVPAGIFMFGWSTYPWVHWIVPIIGSCIFAIGNVLLFTGIFTFLVDAYPLYAASALAANAFVRCIFAAAFPLFGVQMYEKLGFQWASSLLAFLMVAMVPFPYIFFRYGRRIRSNSRYAKS from the exons ATGACAACGGGGGAGAAAGTAcgcggcggagaagacgacAACGGCGCGCCGGCCATGTCTGAAAGCAGCCTCTCCCACACACTATCGCGGACCTCACACACCCGACCGCTGGATAGGATACGCTCGCAGAATGGGTACGGCGTCGACGATGACAGTGATCCTGCGCCTGGGGATGGCGGGGAGGCACACAAGGAAACCGCTTCACCAGGAGGCTCCAAAGATCCGTATGAGGTTGGCTgggacggcggcgacaatgATCCCCTCTGTCCCAGGAGCTTCTCCAAGGGCCGGAAGTGGTTGATTACCTCTATTGTTTCCCACGTTAGCTTGTGTGT TACTTGTGCATCCTCCATATATACATCGACCTACACCAAAATGGAACCCGAATTCCACAACTCTCGCATCGTCTCTGTTCTCGGTCTGTCGACTTTTGTCCTCGGCATCGCCTTGGGCCCCATGTTTCTCAGCCCGCTGAGTGAATTCTACGGCCGTCGACCCATCTACCTCGTCTCGTGGACAACATACGTCATCTTTCTGATTCCACAGGCAGTGGCCAAAAACATTGCCACCATCCTTGTTTTTCGTTTCTTCGATGGCTTTACAGGCAGTGCCTTCTTGGCTGTTTCCGGAGGCACCGTGGGCGATTTGTTCGCGAGACACGAGTTGCAGGCTCCCATGGCCTTGTTTTCTGTTTCACCGTTCGTAGGGCCTAGTCTCGGGCCCTTGCTGGGTGGATTTATCAACTATAATGCTGACTGGAGGTGGACATATTATGTGCTCCTGATTTGGTCCGGCCTTGTCTGGGGAgcagtcgtcttcttcgtgCCAGAGACCTACC CCATCCTTCACCCTGCGGTTATGTTTGTCTCAGACAAGGAATACGAAGCACTGACCATATCTCTCACCTTGACAGATCCCATCTTGCTGcgaaacaaggccaagaagctacGTCAGGGGACCGGCGATGATAGGTGGCTGGCCCCCATGGAAAAGGTGCACAAGTCGGTCGTACAGGCTGTTGGCCGCTCGTTGCGCCGACCCTTCGAACTGCTCATCTTTGAGCCCATGTGTCTTAATCTCTGCCTCTTCTCCGCACTTCTATTGGGCATCTTGTACCTCTTCTTTGGCGCGTTTCCACTGGTATTCGGCACAAACTACGGGTTCAATCTTTGGCAAGTCGGAACGTCTTTCTTGGGCATCTTTGTAGGCATGATACTTGGTGTCTTGACCGATCCTGTGTGGCATCGTGTCCGTACCAGACTAGTTCAGAAACTCGAGACAGAGACTGGCATCCCAGGTGCCAGCGAACCGGAGTTCAGGCTTCCACCAGCCATCATGGGGGCGTTCCTCGTCCCAGCTGGCATCTTCATGTTTGGATGGTCTACATATCCGTGGGTACACTGGATTGTGCCCATTATTGGATCGTGTATCTTCGCGATTGG AAATGTGTTGCTTTTCACTGGCATCTTTACCTTCCTC GTTGATGCGTATCCGCTGTACGCCGCAAGTGCACTGGCCGCCAACGCCTTTGTGCGATGTATATTTGCTG CGGCATTTCCTTTGTTTGGCGTTCAAATGTACGAGAAACTTGGCTTCCAATGGGCGTCATCACTGCTGGCGTTCTTGATGGTAGCCATGGTGCCGTTCCCGTACATCTTCTTCCGCTACGGCAGAAGGATACGAAGCAATAGCAGATATGCCAAGTCGTAA